A region from the Leptospirillum ferriphilum ML-04 genome encodes:
- a CDS encoding polysaccharide biosynthesis tyrosine autokinase, with the protein MQTLDAKTIIALAWLSLRRHKLIAVVTFFLLLIPVSIVGLMKKPVYIAKATVLIKKNNYSSSALANHLHTPRSLGIQLAILKSQYLAGKVIDNLPERTIKDLEENAEYTDYQSKFINVIRTTLGKSPIILNPREKAAMELRNARMGFRGAGYGGIIEISGESTDPHVALDLVNGYIDSFKDISSHFALEQQADLDKSLSLQILNARSLLKKSEEDLLDFQNRAEKRGGKHHRVDVSSYLSQESDMLSALRMRKAQLLLTETRSHPDVVAVTQEIREIEKKVGKLHSIAKPGDGSMGVSGSAWESFLESNIKMDKDLLSELEQERSSARIIADSNLENLIVIDPPLLPVKPQMTKGFKIILVGVAGALGGSVAVPFLLVFFRKPIQGEMNLKKLSGVPNFANVPRLSSRHIPERNGVRVPRIDQMADKESAWIFEKEFESMFFRLKKTLKLQKGQVLLITSPAPEDGKSVTSLNLALTMARMGHHTILMDADTIRGRVQQNLRSANHFQAEEFLPDNDEGPRVIDWNQGNLAVITLEKSPKRFWTEHPEPVLAKWFEILRFQSDFILIDSPPILASTDLLGISSLVDGVLIVARNNVTQERDFLRVESVLKEHHFEIMGTVLNDSTSPHIQYSYGYTPESKKKPRESSTPSSKAKKKGISG; encoded by the coding sequence ATCGCCCTCGCCTGGCTGAGTCTCCGGCGGCATAAACTGATTGCCGTCGTGACCTTTTTTCTTCTTCTGATCCCTGTATCGATCGTTGGTCTGATGAAGAAACCGGTCTATATCGCGAAAGCCACAGTTCTGATCAAGAAGAACAACTACTCCTCGTCGGCTCTGGCGAATCATCTGCACACGCCCCGGAGTCTCGGCATCCAGCTCGCCATTCTGAAAAGCCAGTACCTGGCCGGAAAGGTGATCGACAACCTGCCGGAGCGAACAATCAAGGATCTGGAAGAGAATGCCGAGTACACGGACTATCAGTCCAAGTTCATCAACGTGATCCGCACCACTCTCGGGAAGAGCCCGATCATCCTGAACCCCCGTGAAAAGGCGGCGATGGAGCTTCGGAACGCCCGCATGGGCTTCCGGGGCGCGGGCTACGGAGGAATCATCGAGATCAGCGGCGAGTCCACCGATCCGCATGTGGCCCTGGACCTCGTGAACGGGTACATCGATTCGTTCAAGGACATCTCAAGCCATTTTGCTCTCGAGCAGCAGGCCGACCTCGACAAGAGCCTGTCGCTCCAGATTCTGAACGCCCGAAGCCTTCTGAAAAAATCCGAGGAAGATCTTCTCGATTTCCAGAACCGGGCCGAGAAAAGGGGCGGAAAGCACCATCGTGTGGATGTTTCCTCCTACCTTTCGCAGGAGTCGGACATGCTCTCCGCTCTCCGGATGCGCAAGGCCCAGCTTCTGTTGACGGAAACACGCTCCCATCCGGACGTTGTCGCCGTGACCCAGGAAATCCGGGAAATCGAGAAAAAGGTCGGGAAGCTTCATTCGATTGCCAAGCCGGGAGACGGCTCGATGGGAGTCTCCGGTTCGGCCTGGGAATCGTTTCTCGAGTCGAACATCAAAATGGACAAGGATCTTCTGTCTGAACTGGAGCAGGAGCGCTCGTCTGCCCGGATCATCGCCGATTCGAACCTCGAGAACCTGATCGTGATCGATCCGCCCCTGTTGCCAGTGAAACCCCAGATGACCAAGGGATTCAAGATCATTCTCGTGGGCGTGGCTGGAGCCCTGGGAGGATCTGTCGCCGTCCCGTTCCTTCTGGTGTTTTTCCGCAAGCCCATCCAGGGGGAGATGAACTTGAAGAAGCTGTCGGGGGTGCCGAACTTTGCCAATGTCCCGCGCCTGTCCTCCCGTCACATTCCGGAAAGGAACGGCGTCCGGGTTCCCCGGATCGACCAGATGGCCGACAAGGAGTCCGCCTGGATCTTCGAGAAGGAATTCGAGTCGATGTTCTTCCGGCTCAAGAAGACCCTGAAGCTTCAGAAAGGACAGGTTCTTCTTATCACGAGCCCCGCTCCCGAGGACGGAAAGTCGGTGACGAGCCTGAATCTGGCACTGACCATGGCGCGCATGGGCCACCACACCATCCTGATGGACGCGGACACGATCCGCGGCCGGGTTCAGCAGAATCTCCGGTCAGCGAACCACTTCCAGGCGGAAGAGTTTCTTCCGGACAACGACGAGGGGCCCCGCGTGATCGACTGGAACCAGGGAAACCTCGCGGTGATCACCCTGGAGAAGAGTCCAAAGCGTTTCTGGACGGAACATCCGGAGCCTGTGCTTGCCAAGTGGTTTGAAATTCTTCGCTTCCAGTCCGACTTCATCCTGATCGACTCGCCCCCCATCCTCGCCTCGACAGATCTTCTGGGGATCTCCTCGCTTGTCGACGGGGTCCTGATCGTGGCGCGGAACAATGTGACCCAGGAGCGCGATTTTTTGCGGGTGGAGTCGGTTTTAAAAGAGCACCATTTCGAGATCATGGGAACGGTCCTGAATGACTCGACCTCTCCCCATATCCAGTATTCTTATGGCTATACGCCCGAAAGCAAGAAAAAGCCCCGGGAATCCTCCACGCCATCTTCAAAAGCCAAGAAAAAAGGGATTTCGGGGTAG
- a CDS encoding MerC domain-containing protein, protein MEHMNRNPGSPGERHIGKTGTAAGLGAAFVTLVAVACCAGIPAFLSFVGAIGLGVLLKKHLLFPLMVASLLLGTWGAWRSYKLHQNPLVLGGYLACAGSIPLGMKLWHPLMYAGLVLLLLLTGADLVRSLKGPAVCAKRRDEEAPGNPGVGAS, encoded by the coding sequence ATGGAACACATGAACCGGAACCCGGGGTCTCCCGGAGAAAGACATATCGGTAAAACCGGGACGGCGGCCGGCCTTGGCGCGGCCTTCGTCACACTGGTGGCGGTGGCCTGCTGTGCGGGTATTCCCGCCTTCCTTTCGTTTGTCGGCGCCATCGGTCTGGGCGTTCTTCTCAAAAAGCATCTGCTTTTTCCCCTGATGGTCGCGTCCCTTCTTCTGGGGACATGGGGAGCGTGGCGCTCCTATAAACTCCATCAAAACCCCCTGGTTCTGGGTGGTTATCTGGCCTGTGCCGGGAGCATTCCCCTGGGAATGAAGCTTTGGCATCCCCTCATGTATGCGGGCCTGGTCCTCCTCCTTCTGCTGACGGGCGCGGATCTGGTCCGGTCTTTGAAGGGACCGGCCGTCTGTGCGAAACGGCGGGATGAAGAAGCACCCGGGAATCCGGGAGTCGGGGCCTCCTGA
- the merA gene encoding mercury(II) reductase, translated as MKNIAFQIQGMTCDHCARTVESTLRKVPGVSSASVSFSAGGGSAEVGDDLSLPALEQAVRQVGYRLIPADSVSSRTEDFSSPKAESGRSVVIIGAGSGAFAAALRVIELGGRVTLIERGTLGGTCVNVGCVPSKILIRQADHAWKPRTQPFDGIEHPNPGLHPLLLKRQRERRVLELQEEKYARILREMPQVTFLAGNASFVDASTVRVLLNGGEERTVSADRILIATGGRPSVPEIPGLSGTPYWTSTDALFSETVPARLIVLGSGFVAAEIGQSLRRLGARVTVVGRRGSLLNRMDPDLGKGLEGYLQEEGIRFVFRGEPRKVDYQKGLFRVDVDGETLEAEALLVATGRTPNTGDLALEKAGVSTNPKGEIVVNERLETNVPGIYAVGDCTNLPKFVYVAAAAGTRAATNMMGDGTVSLDLSVLPEVIFTDPQVAVVGLTGEDARKRGIAVEIRTVSLDQVPRALANFDTRGWVRMVAETTTGRLLGVQILAPEGGEVIQTAALAISAGKTVREIGDQLFPYLTMVESLKLCAQSFHKDVRQLSCCAG; from the coding sequence ATGAAAAATATCGCGTTTCAGATTCAGGGAATGACCTGTGACCATTGCGCCCGGACGGTGGAAAGCACCCTCCGGAAGGTTCCCGGTGTTTCCTCGGCCAGCGTGTCTTTTTCCGCCGGCGGGGGAAGCGCCGAGGTGGGGGACGATCTGTCCCTGCCGGCTCTCGAACAGGCGGTCCGTCAGGTCGGATATCGTCTGATCCCGGCCGATTCCGTTTCTTCCCGGACAGAAGATTTCTCTTCTCCCAAAGCGGAATCCGGGCGTTCTGTCGTCATCATCGGGGCGGGATCTGGCGCCTTCGCCGCGGCTCTCCGGGTGATCGAACTCGGAGGACGGGTGACCCTGATCGAGCGGGGCACTCTGGGGGGGACCTGCGTCAACGTCGGCTGCGTTCCGTCCAAGATCCTGATCCGTCAGGCGGATCATGCCTGGAAACCCCGGACACAGCCGTTCGACGGGATCGAACATCCAAATCCGGGACTTCACCCCCTTCTGCTGAAGAGACAGCGGGAAAGACGGGTTCTGGAGCTGCAGGAAGAGAAGTATGCCCGGATTCTCCGGGAGATGCCGCAGGTGACCTTTCTGGCCGGAAACGCGTCCTTCGTCGATGCCAGCACGGTGCGTGTCCTGCTGAACGGAGGGGAGGAGAGAACGGTCTCGGCCGACCGCATCCTGATTGCCACCGGAGGCCGTCCGTCCGTCCCGGAGATCCCGGGACTTTCGGGCACCCCCTACTGGACGTCCACGGACGCCCTGTTCTCAGAGACTGTTCCGGCACGGCTGATTGTTCTGGGCAGCGGGTTCGTGGCGGCGGAAATCGGGCAGTCCCTCCGCCGTCTGGGCGCCCGTGTCACGGTCGTTGGGCGTCGGGGTTCCCTTCTGAACCGGATGGACCCCGATCTGGGAAAAGGTCTGGAGGGGTACCTTCAGGAGGAGGGGATCCGGTTTGTCTTTCGGGGAGAGCCTCGAAAAGTCGACTATCAAAAGGGCCTGTTCCGGGTGGATGTCGACGGCGAAACGCTGGAGGCCGAAGCGCTTCTGGTCGCCACGGGAAGGACGCCGAATACGGGAGACCTGGCTCTGGAAAAAGCCGGCGTCTCGACGAACCCGAAGGGCGAGATTGTCGTGAACGAACGGCTGGAAACAAACGTGCCCGGCATTTATGCCGTCGGAGACTGCACGAATCTCCCCAAATTCGTCTATGTCGCCGCGGCCGCCGGAACCCGGGCGGCGACCAACATGATGGGGGACGGGACGGTTTCGCTCGATCTTTCCGTCCTGCCCGAGGTCATTTTCACCGATCCCCAGGTGGCGGTTGTCGGTCTGACCGGGGAGGACGCCCGGAAGCGGGGCATTGCGGTCGAGATCCGGACAGTGTCCCTCGACCAGGTTCCCCGGGCTCTGGCCAACTTCGACACGCGGGGCTGGGTCCGCATGGTGGCGGAAACGACGACCGGACGTCTCCTGGGTGTCCAGATTCTCGCTCCGGAAGGAGGAGAGGTGATCCAGACGGCGGCCCTGGCCATCAGCGCGGGAAAAACCGTCCGCGAAATCGGAGATCAGCTTTTTCCATACCTGACCATGGTGGAGAGCCTGAAGCTGTGCGCCCAGTCTTTTCACAAGGATGTCCGGCAGCTCTCCTGCTGTGCGGGGTAG
- a CDS encoding heavy metal-responsive transcriptional regulator, whose translation MGLLIGTVAKMSKTSVDTIRFYEKNGLIPPPSRRESGYREYERETVTRLAFIRNAKELGFTLAEIREMLDLRTTPGTPCQSVQKLAEDKIRVATEKIERLIRIRAALEKLVEACRADHPTADCPILDALDISLG comes from the coding sequence ATGGGGCTTTTGATCGGAACGGTGGCCAAAATGTCGAAGACGAGCGTCGACACGATCCGGTTTTATGAAAAGAATGGCCTGATTCCTCCCCCTTCCCGACGGGAATCCGGCTACCGTGAATATGAGAGGGAGACCGTGACCCGTCTTGCCTTCATCCGCAATGCCAAGGAGCTCGGGTTCACGCTCGCGGAAATCCGGGAGATGCTGGATCTTCGGACAACGCCCGGGACACCGTGTCAATCGGTCCAGAAACTGGCGGAAGACAAAATCCGGGTGGCGACGGAGAAGATCGAACGGTTGATCCGGATCCGCGCGGCTCTGGAAAAGCTGGTCGAAGCCTGCCGTGCGGACCATCCGACAGCGGATTGTCCGATCCTGGATGCGCTGGACATCTCGCTTGGGTAA
- a CDS encoding mechanosensitive ion channel family protein, whose protein sequence is MPLSHIGDQSWSRSLLLLLFALMAGSLIHTLAFGILRRKNRNASPDAPDASLEPIRWPTFFLSMEIVLLILHPAIPFPGVFEAILSRSLVLLTILTVAWTLIALTRFLGTQLLGRPLPGSSDDLEFRKMRTRVLLVERLLVVLIVLISSSAALMTIPRIRAVGESLLASAGLAGLVIGLAARPLLTNVIAGIQIALTQPIRIDDVVIVNNEWGWIEEIGIAYVIVRIWDLRRLVLPLSYFIEQPFENWTYKSMALLGTIHIYADYGIDVPDLRNHLKTLLDSSPLWDRQAWNLQVTQLDEKAVQMRALFSAKDSGARWDLSVYLREGMLQYLQKRYAANLPRLRVEIAPFPGGNPASGTPADIRA, encoded by the coding sequence ATGCCCCTTTCGCACATCGGTGATCAGTCCTGGTCCCGCTCTCTTTTGTTGCTGCTGTTCGCCCTCATGGCGGGAAGCCTGATCCATACCCTTGCTTTCGGCATCCTCCGGAGAAAGAACCGGAATGCCTCGCCCGATGCGCCGGACGCTTCTCTGGAACCGATCCGCTGGCCAACGTTTTTTCTCTCCATGGAAATCGTCCTTCTGATCCTGCACCCGGCCATCCCGTTCCCGGGGGTGTTCGAAGCCATCCTGTCCCGGTCCCTCGTCCTCCTGACCATTCTGACCGTGGCCTGGACTCTGATCGCACTGACCCGTTTTCTGGGCACTCAGCTTCTGGGACGCCCCCTTCCCGGTTCCTCCGACGACCTGGAATTCCGGAAAATGCGGACCCGCGTTCTTCTGGTGGAACGGCTCCTGGTGGTTCTGATCGTTCTGATCTCGAGTTCGGCGGCGCTCATGACCATCCCCCGGATCCGGGCCGTCGGAGAAAGCCTCCTGGCGTCCGCGGGGCTCGCGGGGCTCGTGATCGGTCTCGCGGCCCGCCCCCTCCTGACGAATGTGATCGCCGGGATCCAGATCGCCCTCACCCAGCCGATCCGGATCGACGACGTGGTCATCGTCAACAACGAATGGGGGTGGATCGAAGAAATCGGGATCGCCTATGTGATCGTCCGGATCTGGGACCTTCGTCGTCTGGTTCTTCCCCTGTCCTACTTTATTGAGCAGCCCTTCGAAAACTGGACTTACAAATCCATGGCTCTTCTGGGCACGATCCACATCTATGCCGACTACGGGATCGATGTTCCCGATCTGAGAAACCACCTGAAAACACTGCTGGACAGTTCCCCCCTCTGGGACCGGCAGGCCTGGAATCTCCAGGTGACCCAGCTGGATGAAAAAGCGGTTCAGATGCGGGCGCTGTTTTCTGCAAAGGACTCCGGAGCCCGGTGGGACCTCTCCGTCTATCTGCGGGAGGGAATGCTGCAGTATCTTCAGAAGCGCTATGCGGCCAACCTGCCGCGGTTGCGGGTCGAAATCGCCCCTTTTCCCGGGGGAAATCCGGCTTCCGGCACGCCGGCGGACATTCGGGCGTAA
- a CDS encoding sensor domain-containing diguanylate cyclase, producing MRQDDFEIRFPPQLGEDREFLRERVRYLFIGGWVGVFASISMSIIEFPRIGLIRIFPALLFAVVAPVLLLQLHRHREDYRRILTRFSALIFVQQVMGSLMTFNEVLMLLWYPVFPLTYFFLLEYHQALRWNTSALVIIILGYYLFPVLNGIPAVPFSEFLSAVLAYAVSVALAGYHYRLVHLYQTRLKKEALFDNLTGALLRKAGLSELTRRMAQTDRRPDVPLFVALFDIDDFKRINDQDGHQSGDRVLAAVAEATRRTIRKGDTFIRLGGEEFLLVFSGNSFDQVRSLAENLRQRIEKEIQLSDGSGVTVSIGLTQYKIGESLSELLHRSDQLMYDAKASGKNQVCWQEPRTGPLIPAILPETDLPFPS from the coding sequence GTGAGACAAGACGATTTCGAGATCCGATTTCCTCCCCAACTCGGAGAAGACCGGGAATTTCTCCGGGAAAGGGTCCGCTATCTTTTTATCGGCGGCTGGGTCGGCGTCTTCGCCTCCATCTCCATGTCGATCATCGAATTTCCAAGAATTGGTCTGATCCGGATCTTTCCGGCTCTTCTGTTCGCGGTGGTCGCACCCGTCCTCCTCCTTCAGCTCCACCGGCACAGGGAGGACTACCGGAGGATTCTGACCCGGTTTTCGGCGCTCATCTTCGTCCAGCAGGTGATGGGTTCCCTGATGACCTTCAACGAAGTCCTGATGCTCCTCTGGTATCCGGTCTTCCCCCTGACCTACTTTTTTCTCCTGGAATATCATCAAGCCCTGCGATGGAATACGTCGGCCCTCGTCATCATCATTCTCGGGTATTATCTCTTTCCCGTCCTGAACGGCATACCGGCCGTTCCTTTCTCGGAATTTCTGAGCGCGGTCCTCGCCTACGCCGTCTCCGTCGCCCTAGCCGGCTACCATTACCGTCTGGTGCATCTCTATCAGACCCGGCTGAAAAAAGAGGCCCTGTTCGACAACCTGACCGGAGCCCTTCTCCGGAAAGCGGGCCTGTCGGAGCTGACACGCCGGATGGCCCAGACGGACCGCCGCCCGGACGTGCCCCTGTTCGTGGCCCTCTTCGATATCGACGACTTCAAGCGCATCAACGACCAGGACGGTCATCAGTCGGGTGACCGCGTGCTCGCGGCAGTGGCCGAGGCGACCCGCCGGACCATCCGGAAAGGAGACACCTTCATTCGCCTGGGAGGAGAAGAGTTTCTTCTCGTGTTTTCCGGAAACAGTTTCGATCAGGTCCGCTCCCTGGCGGAAAACCTTCGTCAGCGCATCGAAAAAGAGATCCAGCTGTCCGACGGCAGCGGCGTCACGGTCAGCATCGGACTGACCCAGTACAAGATAGGAGAGTCCCTGAGCGAACTTCTCCACCGGAGCGATCAGCTGATGTATGACGCCAAGGCTTCCGGAAAGAATCAGGTCTGCTGGCAGGAGCCCAGGACAGGTCCCCTGATCCCCGCGATTCTCCCGGAGACGGATCTCCCTTTTCCCTCCTGA
- a CDS encoding Dam family site-specific DNA-(adenine-N6)-methyltransferase, whose translation MPEEPESVPGESLPCRPLLKWAGGKTQLLGEIRARMPARYRRYIEPFVGGGALFFSLRPAGGVIADKNPELINLYRAVSRDVRGIIRQLRQYRNDEEEFYAVRLQNWQAMSPSEAAARTLFLNRTGYNGLYRVNRAGRFNVPFGRYKNPLVVDEEALEAAKALLSDTTILCADFREVLSDIARPGDFLFLDPPYLPVSRYADFRRYTPDPFSLDDHAALADEIERLHARGCHVILTNANHPFVHEAYRAFTVEVLPTRRSISAVGKGRSGEDVVVTVRPRLPVRESRRPGEVSPQVKKFPETRWMGSKHKLLPEILGVLSRFDCETVVDLFAGSGIVGYMMKAEGRRVLSNDHMVLSSTTARALIENGTITLPADEAKALLEPGRPVDRFVEQTFSGLYFSDEINRRIDILRANIRAIEHPVRQAIALTALARACLKKRPRGIFTYVGHRYDDGRRDLRLSFEEQFLEAVDRINGAVFDNGKDNLARNGDALTCPVPDGPSLVYIDPPYYSPLSDNSYVRRYHFVEGLARDWQGVDIEMDTLTRKFRSYPTPFSSRQGASMAFDRLFERFRSSVLVVSYASNARPVLKEMVALMKKYKRHVEVVPVDYRYCFGNQAPAAGKGRNVVQEYLFVGT comes from the coding sequence GTGCCCGAAGAACCCGAGTCTGTCCCCGGGGAATCACTGCCCTGCCGCCCCCTTCTGAAGTGGGCCGGCGGAAAGACCCAGCTTCTGGGGGAAATCCGGGCGAGGATGCCCGCGCGATACCGCCGTTACATCGAGCCCTTCGTGGGCGGGGGGGCCCTGTTCTTCTCGCTCCGGCCCGCAGGCGGGGTGATTGCGGACAAAAATCCCGAACTCATCAACCTCTATCGGGCCGTCTCCAGGGATGTCCGCGGCATTATCCGGCAACTCCGCCAGTACCGGAATGACGAGGAAGAGTTCTACGCCGTCCGCCTCCAGAACTGGCAGGCGATGTCTCCCTCCGAAGCCGCGGCCCGGACACTGTTTCTGAACCGGACCGGTTACAACGGGCTCTATCGGGTGAACCGTGCAGGCCGGTTTAATGTTCCGTTCGGCCGATACAAAAATCCGCTTGTCGTGGATGAGGAGGCGCTTGAAGCGGCAAAAGCCCTGCTGTCCGACACGACGATCCTCTGCGCCGATTTCCGGGAGGTTCTTTCGGACATCGCCCGCCCCGGCGACTTCCTCTTTCTGGATCCCCCCTATCTTCCCGTTTCCCGGTATGCCGATTTTCGCCGGTACACTCCGGACCCTTTCTCTCTGGACGATCATGCCGCCCTGGCAGACGAAATCGAACGTCTTCATGCCCGCGGATGCCACGTGATCCTGACCAACGCGAACCATCCCTTCGTTCACGAGGCCTACCGCGCTTTTACGGTGGAAGTTCTTCCGACAAGGCGATCGATCTCCGCCGTCGGCAAAGGACGATCCGGCGAGGATGTCGTGGTCACCGTCCGCCCAAGGTTGCCGGTCCGGGAATCCCGGAGACCAGGAGAGGTGTCTCCCCAGGTAAAAAAATTTCCGGAAACCCGATGGATGGGCTCCAAGCACAAGCTTCTTCCGGAGATTCTGGGGGTGTTGTCGCGCTTCGACTGCGAGACCGTGGTGGACCTGTTTGCAGGATCGGGGATCGTCGGATACATGATGAAAGCCGAAGGACGGAGGGTTCTTTCGAACGATCACATGGTTCTGTCGAGTACGACCGCGCGGGCGCTGATCGAAAACGGTACTATCACGCTCCCCGCGGACGAGGCGAAAGCCCTCCTCGAACCCGGAAGACCGGTGGATCGCTTCGTCGAACAGACGTTCTCCGGATTGTATTTTTCCGACGAAATCAACCGTCGCATCGATATCCTGCGGGCCAATATCCGGGCGATCGAACATCCTGTCCGGCAGGCGATTGCCCTGACCGCTCTTGCCCGGGCCTGTCTGAAAAAACGCCCGCGGGGTATCTTCACGTACGTGGGTCATCGTTACGACGATGGGAGGCGGGACCTGCGACTGTCGTTTGAAGAGCAGTTTCTGGAGGCGGTCGACCGGATCAACGGCGCGGTCTTCGACAACGGAAAGGACAATCTGGCGCGAAACGGAGACGCACTGACGTGTCCCGTTCCCGACGGGCCGTCCCTGGTCTATATCGATCCCCCCTATTACTCACCGCTCTCGGACAACTCCTATGTGCGCCGCTATCATTTCGTCGAGGGATTGGCCCGGGACTGGCAGGGGGTCGACATCGAGATGGACACTCTCACCCGGAAGTTCCGGTCCTATCCGACACCCTTTTCAAGCCGACAGGGGGCATCGATGGCCTTCGACCGGCTGTTCGAACGGTTCCGGTCGTCCGTCCTCGTGGTGTCCTACGCGTCGAACGCCCGGCCCGTCCTGAAGGAGATGGTGGCTCTGATGAAAAAGTACAAGCGCCATGTGGAGGTTGTCCCGGTGGACTACCGCTATTGTTTCGGAAATCAGGCCCCAGCCGCCGGGAAAGGGAGAAACGTCGTGCAGGAATACCTGTTCGTCGGGACCTGA
- the glf gene encoding UDP-galactopyranose mutase: MELDVLVVGAGFAGSVVAERLASAGRRVLVIDRRSHIAGNAFDENDAQGVLIHRYGPHIFHTNSDEVFAYLSRFTDWRPYEHRVLASVDGKLLPIPINLDTVNRLYGLHLDEEGLKAYFETVREPRETIRTSEDVIVNTVGWDLYRKFYQGYTRKQWGLDPSELFASVASRVPVRTNRDDRYFTDTHQAMPKEGYTPMFARILDHPNISIELGRDFREIRTSIRARHIVYTGPIDEYFDHCFGKLPYRSLRFEHEQLPGIEQYQPVGTVNYPNEHAYTRITEFRHLTGQTGPHTSIVREYPQAQGDPYYPIPRPENDGLFKKYQALAQEEKDVTFVGRLAQYRYYNMDQVVGAALSIAKKILGQPEA, from the coding sequence ATGGAACTGGACGTACTGGTGGTGGGGGCCGGCTTTGCCGGAAGCGTCGTGGCCGAACGGCTGGCGAGCGCGGGACGCAGGGTCCTTGTGATCGACCGGAGGAGCCATATCGCCGGGAACGCATTCGATGAAAACGACGCCCAGGGGGTCCTGATCCACCGCTACGGGCCGCATATCTTTCACACGAATTCGGACGAGGTGTTCGCCTATCTGTCCCGGTTCACCGACTGGAGGCCCTACGAACACCGGGTGCTGGCCTCGGTCGACGGGAAGCTCCTCCCGATCCCGATCAATCTGGACACGGTCAACCGGCTCTACGGTCTCCACCTCGACGAAGAAGGGCTCAAAGCCTACTTCGAAACGGTCCGGGAACCGAGGGAAACCATCCGGACCAGCGAAGACGTCATCGTCAACACGGTCGGATGGGACCTCTACCGGAAGTTCTACCAGGGGTACACCCGCAAGCAGTGGGGTCTCGATCCGTCGGAACTGTTCGCGAGCGTCGCCTCCCGCGTTCCCGTGCGGACCAACAGGGACGACCGGTACTTCACGGACACCCACCAGGCGATGCCCAAAGAGGGGTACACGCCGATGTTCGCCCGCATTCTGGACCATCCGAACATTTCGATCGAACTGGGACGGGATTTCCGGGAGATTCGCACCAGTATCCGGGCACGGCACATCGTCTACACCGGACCGATCGATGAGTATTTCGACCATTGCTTCGGAAAGCTTCCCTACCGGAGTCTCCGGTTCGAACACGAACAGCTCCCCGGTATCGAGCAGTACCAGCCGGTGGGGACGGTGAACTACCCGAACGAACACGCCTACACGCGCATTACCGAATTCCGGCACCTGACAGGGCAGACCGGACCTCACACCTCCATCGTCCGGGAATATCCCCAGGCGCAGGGGGATCCCTACTACCCCATTCCGCGGCCGGAAAACGATGGGCTGTTTAAAAAGTACCAGGCACTGGCCCAGGAGGAAAAAGACGTCACCTTCGTTGGCCGCCTCGCCCAGTATCGCTACTACAACATGGACCAGGTCGTCGGCGCCGCCCTGTCGATCGCCAAAAAGATTCTCGGGCAACCGGAGGCGTGA
- a CDS encoding NAD-dependent epimerase: MKILVTGAAGFIGSTLAFRLLCEGHDVVGVDNMNDYYEVSLKEARLARLQSHSRFTFHRLDIVDRNRLLDLFRRENFPAVYHLAAQVGVRYALENPFAYIDTNLAGFGNILEGSLRSNTRHLIYASSSSVYGANVRQPFSEHHPTEHPISLYAATKKANELMAHSYAHIHGLPVTGLRFFTVYGPWGRPDMALFKFARLIVEGQSIPVYGEGNMIRDFTYVDDIVESLVRLLDKPPVPSPDWDARAADSATSHAPYRIYNIGNKNPVPLMRYIEVLEECLGRKAVKEFLPVQPGDMTSTWADTAELEALTGFTPNTSIETGIRRFVDWYLEYYKVPVSRTA; this comes from the coding sequence ATGAAGATTCTGGTCACCGGAGCCGCCGGATTCATCGGTTCGACGCTCGCCTTCCGCCTGCTTTGCGAGGGACACGACGTTGTCGGCGTGGACAACATGAATGACTACTACGAAGTCTCCCTGAAGGAAGCGCGCCTGGCGCGTCTCCAGTCCCACAGCCGGTTCACGTTCCACCGGCTCGACATCGTCGACCGGAACAGACTGCTCGACCTCTTCCGGCGGGAGAACTTCCCGGCGGTTTACCACCTGGCGGCACAGGTCGGCGTCCGGTATGCCCTGGAAAACCCGTTCGCCTACATCGACACCAACCTGGCCGGATTCGGCAATATCCTGGAAGGCTCTCTCCGCAGCAACACCCGCCATCTCATTTATGCCTCCTCAAGCTCGGTCTACGGCGCGAATGTCCGGCAACCCTTTTCGGAGCACCATCCGACGGAACACCCGATCTCGCTGTACGCGGCGACCAAGAAGGCCAATGAGCTCATGGCCCACAGCTACGCCCATATCCACGGCCTTCCGGTGACGGGCCTCCGGTTCTTCACCGTGTATGGTCCGTGGGGTCGGCCCGACATGGCGCTGTTCAAGTTTGCCCGACTGATCGTCGAGGGACAGTCCATTCCGGTTTACGGGGAAGGGAACATGATCCGGGATTTCACCTATGTCGACGACATCGTGGAAAGTCTCGTGCGTCTCCTGGACAAGCCCCCTGTCCCCTCACCGGACTGGGACGCCCGGGCGGCGGATTCAGCCACCAGCCACGCTCCCTACCGGATCTACAACATCGGGAACAAAAATCCGGTTCCGCTCATGCGGTATATCGAAGTGCTCGAGGAATGCCTGGGCAGAAAGGCCGTCAAGGAATTTTTGCCCGTCCAGCCGGGGGACATGACCTCCACCTGGGCGGACACCGCGGAGCTCGAGGCCTTGACGGGATTTACACCGAACACCTCCATCGAAACCGGCATCCGCCGTTTTGTGGACTGGTATCTGGAGTACTACAAGGTTCCCGTCTCACGGACGGCCTGA